The Nitrospira tepida genome includes a window with the following:
- a CDS encoding sensor histidine kinase: MRADSSKLLLLLVGGSAGALLTGLSLQVQWPDWRWHQEPVHSTVEALGGLAAIATAIVLLHRRNTSPAQKWRTVAVGLLGMGLLQIFHAMAEPGHAFVFLRNVASLTGSIGFVLTWLGDEPDRPSQTARWLWMIPAGAFALGAWGLLFPEQLPEMMRNGQWTAAALVSQSLASLFFFAGAVRLFPDYRRNVQAEDLLFTFLPLLFGLAEVVFLYSVPWGASWWFWHGLGLIACSLLLIYLSRGYLRMVDELTSALNQATRAEQTLRRSEQQLRRAIDERERMAEDLHDGVIQSVFAIGLNLERCQRLVTTEPEESMTQLGASIADLKLVIRDLRGYLGGLEPPISNGQGLEAALTSLVNGMNGSGRLRYTLQFDSEASELVTGDQATHLVSIAREAMSNSLRHSGASAGTLSFGLSEEGLRLVVEDNGVGFEVSRSPQQGHGLKNMQARAKRFGGRLDVRSGHGHGTTVVCTIPILPMERTHASS, from the coding sequence ATGCGTGCCGATTCTTCCAAGCTCCTGCTCTTGCTCGTCGGCGGCAGCGCCGGCGCACTCCTGACAGGTCTGTCATTACAGGTGCAATGGCCGGACTGGCGGTGGCATCAGGAACCGGTCCATTCCACAGTGGAGGCGCTGGGTGGCCTGGCTGCCATCGCCACGGCCATTGTGCTACTTCACAGGCGGAATACCTCTCCGGCCCAGAAGTGGCGTACCGTGGCGGTCGGGTTGCTGGGGATGGGCCTGTTACAGATCTTCCACGCCATGGCAGAGCCGGGCCATGCCTTCGTCTTTCTCCGCAACGTCGCGAGCCTGACCGGCAGCATCGGATTCGTGCTGACCTGGTTGGGGGATGAACCGGACCGTCCGTCCCAAACCGCCCGATGGCTCTGGATGATCCCAGCGGGGGCGTTCGCGCTCGGAGCCTGGGGACTCCTCTTTCCTGAGCAACTCCCAGAGATGATGCGGAACGGACAATGGACGGCGGCAGCCCTGGTTTCGCAAAGCCTGGCCTCACTGTTCTTTTTCGCCGGGGCCGTCCGTTTGTTCCCGGATTACCGACGAAACGTCCAAGCCGAAGACCTGCTTTTCACGTTTCTCCCGCTGCTGTTCGGCCTGGCGGAGGTCGTGTTCCTCTATTCGGTTCCCTGGGGAGCCAGTTGGTGGTTTTGGCATGGATTGGGCCTCATCGCCTGCTCGTTGCTGCTGATCTATCTGAGCCGGGGCTACCTCCGCATGGTGGATGAGCTGACTTCTGCCTTGAACCAAGCCACGCGCGCCGAACAGACATTGCGCCGAAGCGAGCAGCAACTTCGGCGGGCGATTGACGAGCGGGAGCGGATGGCGGAAGACCTCCATGACGGGGTGATTCAGTCCGTCTTCGCGATCGGTCTCAACCTCGAACGTTGCCAGCGACTCGTCACGACCGAACCGGAGGAGTCGATGACGCAGTTGGGCGCCTCCATCGCCGATCTCAAGCTGGTCATCCGCGATCTGCGCGGCTATCTGGGAGGACTGGAGCCGCCGATCTCGAACGGGCAGGGGCTCGAAGCGGCCTTGACGTCCCTGGTTAACGGCATGAATGGTTCCGGCAGGCTCAGGTACACTCTTCAGTTCGATTCCGAAGCTTCAGAGCTGGTCACCGGGGATCAGGCCACGCACCTGGTTTCCATTGCGCGGGAGGCCATGAGCAATAGTCTCCGCCATTCAGGCGCCAGCGCGGGAACCCTGTCATTCGGCTTGTCGGAAGAGGGCCTGCGGCTTGTGGTGGAGGACAATGGCGTCGGGTTCGAGGTTTCGCGTTCTCCACAGCAGGGGCACGGACTCAAGAACATGCAGGCCCGAGCAAAGAGATTCGGCGGACGTCTCGACGTGCGATCCGGGCATGGTCATGGCACAACCGTCGTCTGCACGATCCCGATCCTTCCTATGGAGCGGACGCATGCCTCTTCCTGA